The following is a genomic window from Polaribacter atrinae.
AACCCAAATCCTAATGCTGAACAATTAGCCGAAATTGCAATTTCTTCAGCACAATCTGCAGAAGCTTTTGGTATAGAAGCAAAAATTGCCATGTTGTCTTATTCTTCTGGAAGCTCTGGAAAAGGAGAAGAAGTAGAAAAAGTAAGAAAAGCTACAGAAATAGTTAGAAAACTACATCCAGAATTAAAAATTGAAGGTCCAATACAATATGATGCAGCTGTTGATATGTCTGTTGCAAAGACAAAAATGCCAGACTCTGAAGTAGCAGGACAAGCATCTGTATTAATATTTCCCGACTTAAATACAGGTAACAACACGTACAAAGCAATACAAAGAGAAACAGGCGCTTTAGCTATTGGCCCAATGTTACAAGGTTTAAATAAACCTGTAAATGATTTAAGTAGAGGTTGTACCGTAGAAGATATTTTTAACACCGTTTTATTAACAGCAATACAAGCACATCAAGGATAATATGAATATTTTAGTTATAAACGCAGGTTCTTCGTCATTAAAATATCAATTAATAGAAATGCCTTCTCAAGTAGTAAAATGCATTGGTTTGGTAGAAAGAATTGGTATGGAAGATGCTATTTTTACACACGAAAAAGATGCCGAAAAACACTCTGAAGTAGCCCCTATTTTAAACCATGAAATTGGTTTAAAAAAGATTGCAAAAACTTTAATGGACCCAAAAATTGGTGTTATTACTTCGGTTGATGAAATAAAAGCAATTGGACACAGAGTTGTACATGGCGGAAGCAGGTATAGTGGTACTGTTCTTATTACTGAAAAAGTAAAATTTAATATTAAAGATTTATTTGATTTAGCTCCTTTACATAACCCTGCACATTTAACAGGTATAGAGGTTGCAGAAACCATTTTTACATCAGCTAAACAAACAGCCGTCTTTGATACTGCTTTTCATCAAACAATGCCAAAGGAGGCATACCAATATGCAATTCCTAATACTTATTTAAAAGAAAATAAAGTAAGAGCTTATGGATTTCATGGCTCTAGCCATAAATATGTATCAGAAAAAGCTATTGAATATTTAGATAAAAAATCATCAAAAATTATTACCATTCATTTAGGTAATGGTTGTAGTATGGCTGCTGTTAAAGACGGTAAATGTATAGATACTTCTATGGGATTTTCTCCTACAAATGGTTTGGTTATGGGAACTAGAGCCGGAGATATTGATCAATCTGTAATTTTCTTTTTAATGAAGAAACTTAATAAATCTGCTGATGAAGTAAATGATTTATTACAAAAAGAATCTGGAATGAAAGGTTTAACTGGTTTTTCTGATTTAAGAGAGATTGAAGAAAATGCAGGTAATGGAAATGAAGATTGCAAAAATGCTTTAAAATTAGCAGGCTATAGAATTAAGAAATTTATAGGTG
Proteins encoded in this region:
- a CDS encoding acetate/propionate family kinase, encoding MNILVINAGSSSLKYQLIEMPSQVVKCIGLVERIGMEDAIFTHEKDAEKHSEVAPILNHEIGLKKIAKTLMDPKIGVITSVDEIKAIGHRVVHGGSRYSGTVLITEKVKFNIKDLFDLAPLHNPAHLTGIEVAETIFTSAKQTAVFDTAFHQTMPKEAYQYAIPNTYLKENKVRAYGFHGSSHKYVSEKAIEYLDKKSSKIITIHLGNGCSMAAVKDGKCIDTSMGFSPTNGLVMGTRAGDIDQSVIFFLMKKLNKSADEVNDLLQKESGMKGLTGFSDLREIEENAGNGNEDCKNALKLAGYRIKKFIGAYAAALNGLDAIVFTAGIGENSSLMRHLSCSNLEFLGIELNNSKNEIRSKEIREIQKEPSKVKILVIPTNEELEIAKETYDLLK